In a single window of the Bacillus clarus genome:
- a CDS encoding aminoacyl-histidine dipeptidase, producing the protein MYSTLEQLIKHPVFYHFAEISKIPRGSGNEKEISGYLVNFAKERNLEVIQDEALNVIIKKAATAGYENVPAIIIQGHMDMVCEKNQATVHDFEKDSIELRISGDMLYANQTTLGADNGIAVAYALALLDSTDIPHPALEVVITTEEETTMGGAFAVDAKYFDGKIFINIDSEEDHKLLVSSAGGAKAVETISVIWEEAPANTSTYRLYVGGLKGGHSGMEIDKQRGNANKVLGRVLHDLSAEIQFNVSEIHGGLKTNAIPRESVATILLDEKDVQKAEEKVQAWTRVLQEELRAVDPDVHVSLTKLEENAEKVFAKATQNQLISSLFLIPNGIQSMSMDIKGLVESSTNLGVIETLQDEIKLRNEVRSSVSSLKQHIVDEIKHIAELVGAKFEKESEYPEWPYNPNSSIRNLFEKVHKEKYNKGVEIFAVHAGIECSVFVQKMPELDAISFGPDIFNVHTPDEHISISSVVNNWGFFVDVMKGTKELAK; encoded by the coding sequence ATGTATTCTACTTTAGAACAATTAATAAAGCACCCTGTATTTTATCATTTTGCTGAAATTTCAAAGATTCCTAGAGGATCAGGAAATGAAAAAGAAATTAGTGGTTACTTAGTTAACTTTGCAAAGGAACGTAACTTAGAAGTTATACAAGATGAAGCGTTAAATGTCATTATAAAAAAAGCAGCAACTGCTGGTTATGAAAATGTTCCAGCAATTATTATTCAAGGTCATATGGATATGGTTTGTGAGAAAAATCAAGCGACAGTTCATGATTTTGAGAAGGATTCAATTGAACTAAGAATTAGCGGAGATATGCTATACGCAAATCAAACGACTTTAGGTGCTGATAATGGTATTGCAGTTGCATATGCGTTAGCATTATTAGATTCTACAGATATTCCGCATCCAGCTCTTGAAGTTGTTATTACAACAGAAGAAGAAACGACAATGGGCGGTGCATTCGCTGTTGATGCAAAGTATTTTGATGGAAAGATATTTATTAATATTGACTCTGAAGAGGACCATAAATTACTAGTAAGTAGCGCTGGTGGAGCGAAAGCAGTTGAAACAATTTCTGTTATTTGGGAAGAAGCACCTGCTAACACGTCAACTTATCGTTTATATGTTGGAGGGCTAAAAGGCGGCCATTCTGGTATGGAAATTGATAAACAACGTGGTAATGCGAATAAAGTGTTAGGACGAGTCCTTCATGATTTATCAGCTGAAATCCAATTTAATGTGAGTGAAATTCACGGTGGATTAAAAACAAATGCGATTCCACGTGAAAGTGTGGCTACCATCTTATTGGATGAAAAAGATGTACAAAAGGCAGAAGAGAAAGTACAAGCATGGACACGCGTTTTACAAGAAGAGCTACGCGCTGTTGATCCCGATGTACATGTTTCTCTAACGAAACTAGAAGAAAATGCAGAAAAAGTGTTTGCTAAAGCAACACAAAACCAACTCATTTCTTCGTTATTTTTAATTCCAAACGGTATTCAAAGCATGAGCATGGATATTAAAGGACTGGTAGAAAGTTCAACAAATTTAGGAGTTATTGAAACTTTACAAGATGAAATTAAATTACGTAACGAAGTGAGAAGCTCTGTAAGCAGTTTAAAACAGCATATTGTGGATGAAATTAAACATATTGCAGAATTAGTTGGTGCTAAGTTTGAAAAAGAATCTGAGTATCCAGAATGGCCGTACAATCCAAATTCATCTATTCGTAATTTATTTGAAAAGGTACATAAAGAAAAATACAATAAAGGTGTTGAAATATTTGCGGTACACGCTGGTATTGAATGTAGCGTATTCGTTCAAAAAATGCCTGAATTAGATGCTATTTCATTTGGGCCAGATATTTTCAACGTTCATACACCAGATGAACATATAAGTATTTCTTCTGTTGTGAATAACTGGGGATTTTTCGTTGATGTAATGAAAGGGACGAAAGAGCTAGCTAAGTAA
- a CDS encoding C39 family peptidase — MRVGKQFFICMIVLFLFWSLVGIKNSFAEEVEFSGTTAPLNVNVRDAKSLNANIVEVLPGNTKVTFKGWENGEAVKDYWTGSLDSRWFYYFKDGKKVYVTSAYINGNPPNTSTDRKLAVPNVLQEKSNWCWAGTSVSVLNYFGKTPRQEQFVKYVKGDSYNDPATSREIQYGLSGYGVSSAISSGAKSYDWFKNQINSNQPMIALIMWQNGTNIGHFLVLDGYYKGTNGVDYITYMDPWYGDHYNHNFSSFHNNNNFWWNETVYNVRAN; from the coding sequence ATGAGGGTGGGAAAACAGTTTTTTATATGTATGATTGTATTATTTCTTTTTTGGAGTTTGGTTGGTATCAAAAATTCTTTTGCAGAGGAAGTGGAATTTTCTGGTACGACAGCACCACTTAATGTAAATGTCAGAGATGCAAAAAGCTTGAATGCTAATATTGTAGAAGTGTTACCAGGGAATACAAAGGTAACATTTAAAGGTTGGGAAAATGGTGAAGCAGTTAAAGATTATTGGACTGGAAGTTTAGATAGTCGTTGGTTTTACTATTTTAAAGATGGAAAGAAGGTATATGTCACATCAGCGTATATAAATGGTAATCCTCCAAATACTTCAACAGATCGAAAATTAGCTGTTCCTAACGTTTTACAAGAAAAATCAAATTGGTGTTGGGCCGGCACTTCCGTTTCAGTTTTAAATTACTTTGGAAAAACACCTAGACAAGAGCAATTTGTTAAATATGTTAAAGGTGACTCATATAATGATCCGGCTACTTCAAGAGAAATACAATATGGGCTTTCAGGATATGGAGTGAGCTCAGCAATCAGTTCTGGAGCTAAATCTTATGATTGGTTCAAAAACCAAATTAATAGTAATCAACCGATGATTGCGCTAATTATGTGGCAAAATGGAACGAATATCGGACATTTCTTAGTACTTGATGGATACTATAAAGGGACGAATGGAGTCGATTATATAACATATATGGATCCTTGGTACGGCGATCATTACAATCATAACTTTAGTTCTTTTCATAACAATAATAATTTTTGGTGGAATGAAACGGTCTACAATGTTCGTGCAAATTAA
- a CDS encoding polysaccharide deacetylase family protein: MRILFLESHPMWIYGLPNGFRDIGYDVKVSGPLNKHIIYDLIKSFRPNLIVTMGWGPETASQLKQKWIFENTKKFNIPHIYWATEDPTSTEIFTLPYIQRTHPDFVFTICHDRVNFYKEMNIPAEHLDFGYHPIIHYPVQQDLKYRASVALVANGYPQKLSYFPKHFRHHSLKILIKPLLEQNIKIDFYGGYWSEMKGILGIDIPDSWIHGYIDYTSANKIYSSSDITLGLQNLPTQLTQRTYEILGSGGFLLTNDIPEIHRLFKVGRDLITSSSPVETVKLINYYLQHPGEREEIRKNGRKAVESHSYMKRAEFIIDVLTEYGIFNGKRSSYSFKKEIKKVYREGDFEFYNVCNGDTLCDIARELGININSIKILNNLISNKIYAGQPLKVKRVNQIQHTNYDYYTICHGDTLGSISKKFNISVEKIKIDNSMDSDWTYVGQLIKIDRGYTQFTFLPSTLISKGFINEKIISLTYNANGFADKTEEILEVLKKHNIQTTMFLTGKWVESFPTLARRIVLEGHEIANFSYSHSDLIRTPYENIIEEFKKTTDCFKDILKTEGVPLFRPPLGNWNKKILEIASKIGYPYTIHWNIDSNDWKESEVDSIVRKVMDNVKGGDIVLFHLNGNSTAAATDIIISELRKKKYKIVKVSEMLI, encoded by the coding sequence ATGCGAATATTATTTTTAGAAAGTCATCCCATGTGGATTTATGGTTTACCAAATGGTTTTCGAGATATTGGATATGATGTAAAGGTTTCAGGACCATTGAATAAGCATATTATTTACGACCTAATTAAAAGTTTTAGACCGAATTTAATTGTAACAATGGGATGGGGACCGGAGACTGCGTCTCAACTTAAACAAAAATGGATTTTTGAAAACACGAAAAAATTTAACATTCCGCATATTTATTGGGCAACGGAAGATCCAACCTCTACAGAAATTTTCACTTTGCCATATATACAGCGAACACATCCTGATTTTGTATTTACAATTTGTCATGATAGGGTGAATTTTTACAAGGAAATGAATATTCCAGCTGAACATTTAGATTTCGGTTATCATCCAATTATTCATTATCCAGTACAACAAGATTTGAAATACCGTGCTTCAGTTGCACTTGTTGCAAATGGATATCCTCAAAAATTAAGTTATTTTCCAAAGCATTTTCGACATCACTCTCTAAAAATATTAATTAAACCTTTGCTCGAACAAAATATAAAAATAGATTTTTATGGGGGATATTGGAGTGAAATGAAGGGGATATTAGGTATAGATATTCCAGATAGTTGGATTCATGGCTATATTGATTACACGAGTGCAAATAAAATTTATAGTTCATCTGATATTACTCTAGGGCTTCAAAATCTACCTACTCAACTTACTCAACGTACGTATGAAATACTCGGGTCAGGTGGTTTTCTTTTAACAAACGACATCCCTGAGATTCATCGATTATTTAAAGTAGGTAGAGACTTAATTACATCTTCTTCACCTGTGGAGACTGTTAAATTAATCAATTATTATCTCCAACACCCTGGAGAACGAGAGGAAATTAGAAAAAATGGTAGAAAAGCAGTTGAAAGTCATTCTTACATGAAACGAGCAGAATTTATTATTGATGTGTTAACGGAATACGGAATATTTAATGGTAAAAGAAGCAGTTACAGTTTTAAAAAAGAGATAAAAAAAGTTTACAGGGAGGGAGATTTTGAATTTTATAATGTATGTAACGGAGATACACTATGTGATATCGCGAGAGAATTAGGAATAAATATTAATTCTATAAAAATATTAAATAACCTTATCTCTAATAAAATTTATGCTGGTCAGCCATTGAAAGTAAAAAGAGTAAATCAAATACAACATACAAACTATGATTATTACACAATTTGTCATGGGGATACTTTAGGAAGTATTTCGAAAAAATTTAATATTTCAGTTGAAAAAATTAAAATAGATAATAGCATGGACTCAGATTGGACTTATGTAGGGCAATTAATAAAAATTGATAGGGGTTATACACAGTTCACTTTTCTACCATCAACACTAATTTCTAAAGGTTTTATAAACGAAAAAATAATTTCGTTAACTTATAATGCAAATGGTTTTGCGGATAAAACTGAAGAAATTTTAGAGGTTTTAAAAAAACATAATATTCAAACCACTATGTTTTTGACAGGTAAATGGGTAGAGAGTTTCCCCACTCTTGCAAGACGAATTGTTTTAGAAGGTCATGAAATTGCAAACTTTTCATATAGTCACTCAGATTTAATAAGAACACCATATGAAAATATCATAGAGGAATTCAAAAAAACAACAGATTGTTTTAAGGATATTTTAAAAACTGAAGGAGTCCCTTTATTCCGACCGCCGCTTGGGAATTGGAATAAAAAAATTTTAGAGATTGCTAGTAAAATAGGTTATCCTTATACAATTCATTGGAATATAGATTCTAATGATTGGAAGGAATCAGAGGTTGATAGTATTGTTAGAAAAGTAATGGATAATGTAAAAGGTGGAGATATTGTATTATTTCATTTGAATGGAAATTCCACAGCTGCTGCAACAGATATTATAATTTCTGAATTAAGAAAAAAGAAATACAAAATAGTAAAAGTAAGTGAGATGCTCATTTGA
- a CDS encoding CgeB family protein → MRILFLESSHIWKNNLPRGFQADGHNVLISGPITKELSKTLYEFEPDLVISIGWGQEQTKEKQDIIRDCMKKIKVPLIYWAVEDPAYTKIWSIPLVKRMRPDFVFTICPNTVKVYEQLGVPSAHLDFGFEKSVHYKTNEFAEYKSSIAVVANAYPHVFEKYPEHFRSNSLNVLIRPLLENNIRVDFWGNKWDEMSRFFGMDIPKEWIHGPIHYLEAHKVYNSAKITLGLQNYPELLTQRTYEILGSGGLLLTMDTLGVRKIFKPGIDLIAVSSAKETLHAVDYFLKHKEKRQEIRDHGSVAVQEYNYQVRAKQIIDILSENKMLMV, encoded by the coding sequence ATGCGTATTTTATTTTTAGAGAGTAGCCATATATGGAAAAATAATCTACCTAGGGGATTTCAAGCTGATGGACATAACGTTTTAATTTCAGGCCCGATAACAAAAGAATTATCAAAAACATTATATGAATTTGAACCAGATTTGGTAATTTCAATTGGCTGGGGACAAGAACAAACAAAAGAAAAACAAGATATAATAAGGGACTGTATGAAGAAAATAAAAGTACCACTCATTTATTGGGCTGTAGAAGATCCAGCATATACGAAAATTTGGTCAATTCCGTTAGTTAAAAGAATGAGACCAGATTTTGTTTTTACAATATGCCCTAATACAGTTAAGGTATATGAACAGTTGGGGGTTCCATCTGCTCATTTAGATTTTGGATTTGAAAAAAGTGTACACTATAAAACGAATGAATTTGCTGAATATAAAAGTTCAATCGCGGTTGTTGCAAATGCATATCCTCATGTTTTTGAAAAATATCCTGAACACTTCCGGAGTAATTCACTAAACGTATTGATTCGTCCACTTCTGGAAAATAATATAAGAGTTGATTTTTGGGGGAATAAGTGGGATGAAATGAGTCGTTTTTTTGGAATGGATATACCAAAGGAGTGGATTCATGGACCTATTCATTATTTAGAGGCTCATAAGGTATATAATTCAGCGAAAATTACACTCGGATTACAAAATTATCCAGAATTACTCACTCAGAGAACTTATGAAATTTTAGGTTCTGGGGGATTGCTCCTTACAATGGATACGCTAGGTGTTAGAAAAATATTTAAACCAGGAATAGATTTAATCGCAGTTTCATCAGCGAAGGAAACACTTCATGCAGTAGATTATTTTCTAAAGCATAAAGAAAAACGACAAGAAATTCGAGATCATGGTAGTGTAGCTGTTCAGGAATATAATTATCAAGTACGGGCTAAACAAATTATTGATATATTATCAGAAAATAAAATGCTGATGGTGTGA
- a CDS encoding ABC transporter ATP-binding protein — protein sequence MQQPSIILEDVSKYFGKKEVLHNLSLTVEKAEIFGLVGPSGSGKTTLIKMVAGISESTLGDVTVLGTKMPHLNEMKKIGYMAQADALYEELSAYENADFIATMYGLKGKRKKERIVEVFELVELSQHMEKQVQHFSGGMKKRLSLAISLLHEPEILILDEPTVGIDPVLRKSIWEKFYELKKKGTTIIVTTHIMDEAEFCERLGLIREGKLVAVGTPEELKGQTSSGRIEDVFLLERGIEL from the coding sequence TTGCAACAACCTTCAATAATTTTAGAGGACGTATCAAAGTATTTTGGAAAAAAAGAAGTTTTGCATAATCTTTCATTAACTGTAGAAAAGGCAGAAATTTTTGGTTTAGTTGGTCCTTCAGGATCTGGGAAAACGACACTCATTAAAATGGTTGCTGGCATTAGTGAGTCAACTTTAGGTGATGTTACAGTTTTAGGTACGAAAATGCCTCATTTAAATGAGATGAAAAAAATTGGTTATATGGCTCAAGCTGATGCTCTTTATGAAGAATTATCAGCTTATGAAAACGCAGATTTTATTGCAACGATGTATGGGCTAAAGGGAAAGCGTAAAAAGGAGAGAATAGTAGAAGTTTTTGAGCTAGTGGAATTATCACAACATATGGAAAAGCAAGTACAACATTTTTCGGGTGGAATGAAGAAACGTTTATCATTAGCGATATCGCTCCTTCATGAACCGGAAATATTAATTTTAGATGAACCGACAGTCGGAATTGATCCAGTTCTTCGTAAATCGATTTGGGAAAAATTTTATGAGCTTAAAAAGAAAGGAACTACGATTATCGTAACAACGCACATTATGGATGAGGCGGAATTTTGTGAACGACTTGGGCTAATTAGAGAAGGGAAATTAGTTGCAGTTGGAACACCAGAGGAATTAAAAGGGCAAACTTCATCTGGACGAATTGAAGATGTCTTCTTATTGGAAAGAGGGATTGAATTATGA
- a CDS encoding ABC transporter permease: protein MRIGGVIIRIIRQFFRDKRSLAMMFGAPMLLLWLLSLVFTQKDYTPHIALIDMPAPIVSAMKKQDVTIHEYSKDKAYSELGKQQLDAVITLEDGKIGVLLEGSDSSKNRAVLQVLQKGTEKQDASIMKPEVSFLHGSKDFTMFDGLGPVLIGFFTFFFVFILSGVSFVRERLSGTLERLLSTPVRRWEIVVGYIVGFGIFAFLQSIIIVSFSVYILDLYVAGSLWLTLLITCMLSLTALTLGTFLSAYANNEFQMIQFIPLVIVPQVFFSGLFPIESMNKWLQILGKLFPLTYGADAMRQVMIRNQGFSEIVLDLSILLLFSVLFAVGNVFALKKHRRI from the coding sequence ATGAGAATCGGTGGCGTGATCATTCGAATCATTCGTCAATTTTTTAGAGATAAGCGATCTCTCGCAATGATGTTTGGAGCTCCAATGTTATTGCTTTGGTTATTATCACTTGTATTTACACAAAAAGATTATACACCACACATTGCATTAATAGACATGCCAGCTCCTATAGTGTCAGCGATGAAAAAGCAAGACGTAACGATTCATGAGTATAGCAAGGATAAAGCTTACTCTGAGTTAGGGAAACAACAATTAGACGCAGTAATTACTTTAGAGGATGGAAAAATAGGAGTATTACTAGAAGGTAGTGATTCTTCCAAAAATCGTGCTGTGTTGCAAGTGTTACAAAAAGGTACGGAGAAACAAGATGCATCTATTATGAAGCCAGAAGTTAGTTTCTTACACGGTTCTAAAGATTTTACAATGTTTGATGGGCTTGGTCCGGTATTAATTGGTTTCTTTACATTTTTCTTTGTTTTTATTTTATCAGGGGTATCCTTTGTAAGAGAACGTTTAAGTGGGACACTAGAAAGGCTATTATCTACTCCAGTTAGAAGATGGGAGATTGTCGTAGGATATATAGTTGGATTTGGGATTTTTGCATTTTTACAGTCTATTATTATTGTAAGCTTTTCAGTGTATATTCTCGATTTATATGTCGCTGGGTCTTTATGGCTTACTTTACTTATTACATGTATGCTCTCGCTGACAGCATTAACATTAGGAACATTTTTGTCAGCATACGCTAACAATGAATTTCAAATGATTCAGTTCATCCCGCTTGTAATTGTGCCACAAGTTTTCTTTTCCGGTTTGTTTCCTATTGAATCGATGAATAAATGGTTGCAAATATTAGGAAAGTTATTTCCACTCACATATGGTGCTGATGCAATGAGGCAAGTGATGATTCGAAATCAAGGGTTTTCTGAAATTGTATTGGATCTTAGCATACTTCTTCTGTTTTCTGTATTATTTGCAGTAGGGAATGTATTTGCTTTAAAGAAACACCGCAGAATATAA
- a CDS encoding TetR/AcrR family transcriptional regulator: MEKDWLEELIAATSTDKRNERQMRILEAAVDMFGEKGYASTSTSEIAKRAGVAEGTIFRYYKTKKDLLLAVVMPTLTKFAAPFFVQAFAKEIFKNDYESYEEFLRVAIRNRFEFAKKHFPMLKILIQEVPFQPELKSEIQQLVEKELFSHFKKLIVKFQEKGQIIEIPTPSVLRFTLSAILGLLLTRFLLLPEEKWDDEVEIENTIQFILYGITPRR, encoded by the coding sequence ATGGAGAAAGATTGGCTTGAAGAATTAATTGCTGCGACAAGCACTGATAAGCGCAACGAACGTCAAATGCGTATATTAGAGGCGGCAGTTGATATGTTTGGAGAAAAAGGATACGCTTCAACTTCAACGAGTGAGATTGCAAAACGAGCTGGTGTAGCGGAAGGAACGATCTTCCGCTACTATAAAACAAAAAAAGATTTACTATTAGCAGTTGTAATGCCGACTTTAACAAAGTTTGCAGCACCGTTTTTCGTACAAGCTTTTGCGAAGGAAATATTTAAAAATGATTATGAATCATATGAAGAGTTTTTAAGAGTAGCCATTCGAAACCGATTTGAATTTGCAAAAAAACACTTTCCGATGTTAAAAATATTAATACAAGAAGTGCCATTTCAGCCAGAATTAAAAAGTGAAATACAACAATTAGTGGAAAAAGAACTATTTTCTCATTTCAAAAAACTAATTGTAAAATTTCAAGAAAAAGGACAAATTATTGAAATACCTACACCTTCTGTATTACGTTTTACTCTATCAGCAATTTTAGGATTACTTTTAACACGATTTTTATTGTTGCCGGAAGAAAAATGGGATGATGAAGTAGAAATTGAAAATACGATTCAATTTATATTGTATGGAATAACACCACGGAGGTAA
- a CDS encoding YbgA family protein: protein MRQFTKPTVVVSKCLEFAACRYNGDMIPDITIRNLQPFVTFIPVCPEVEIGLGIPRETIRIVEEGGINKLVQPSTREDVTGKMEQFSNHFLHTLLDVDGFILKSRSPSCGTRDVKVYTGYEKAPAKGKGAGVFGGAVLKKFPHLAIEEEGRLSNFIIREHFFTRLFTITHFKTIKHNKSLKELVSFQSDYKYLFMAYNQVKQKELGRIIANQTKGQIESVFENYEKVLYELLMRTPRYTSNVNVCEHIFGYFKTKLKNQEKEHFLTLLHKYAEKKIPLSSLLAILKSWAIRFEEGYLLRQTYFEPYPEALVEISDSGKGRDY from the coding sequence ATGCGACAATTTACTAAGCCAACAGTTGTTGTTAGTAAATGCTTAGAATTCGCTGCTTGTCGTTATAATGGAGATATGATTCCAGATATAACAATTCGAAATTTGCAGCCATTTGTTACATTTATTCCAGTATGTCCTGAAGTGGAGATTGGCTTAGGAATTCCTCGGGAAACGATACGTATTGTCGAGGAGGGTGGAATCAATAAACTCGTACAACCTTCAACACGAGAAGACGTGACGGGAAAAATGGAGCAGTTTTCAAATCATTTTTTACATACGTTACTAGATGTTGATGGTTTTATTTTGAAAAGTCGTTCACCAAGCTGTGGAACTAGGGATGTGAAAGTTTATACAGGATATGAGAAAGCGCCAGCAAAAGGAAAAGGTGCGGGCGTATTTGGCGGTGCTGTATTAAAAAAATTTCCGCATCTTGCAATAGAAGAGGAAGGTAGATTGTCGAATTTTATTATTCGAGAACATTTCTTTACAAGATTGTTTACGATCACTCATTTTAAAACGATTAAACATAATAAAAGTTTGAAAGAACTCGTGTCTTTTCAATCCGATTATAAATATTTATTCATGGCATATAACCAAGTGAAACAGAAAGAATTAGGCCGTATTATTGCGAATCAAACAAAAGGTCAAATTGAGTCTGTTTTTGAGAATTACGAGAAGGTTTTATATGAATTATTGATGCGTACACCGCGCTATACATCGAATGTAAATGTATGTGAGCATATTTTCGGATACTTTAAAACGAAGCTGAAAAACCAAGAAAAAGAGCATTTTTTGACATTGCTTCATAAGTATGCTGAGAAAAAAATTCCACTAAGTAGTTTACTTGCAATTTTAAAGTCTTGGGCGATTCGCTTTGAAGAAGGTTATTTATTACGACAAACATATTTCGAACCATATCCTGAAGCACTAGTGGAAATTTCGGATTCAGGAAAGGGTAGAGATTACTAA
- a CDS encoding acyl-CoA dehydrogenase, whose protein sequence is MEFTLTREKQMIKEMVRDFAEKEIAPKAVYYDKTAEFPYETFQKMGELGLLGIPFPEEYGGSGGDTLSYALAVEEIGRACGGTGLSYAATISLGASPIYYFGTEEQKQKYLVPMASGKTLGAFGLTEPNAGSDAGGTQTKAFLDGDEYVISGEKCWITNAEYANTIIVTAINGVEENGKKRISAFIVPTTSEGLTISSPYDKMGVRASNTCEIVLDGVRVPKENILGDVNKGFKQFLYTLDGGRISIAALAVGIAQSAFERALQYAKERQQFGKTISNFQAIQFKLADMATEVELARNLVHKAAWLKDHDKPFGKEAAMAKLFASEAASRIANQAVQIHGGYGYMREYEVERHIRDAKLLEIGEGTSEIQRLVIARHLGCR, encoded by the coding sequence ATGGAATTTACTCTAACTCGCGAAAAACAAATGATTAAAGAAATGGTACGTGATTTTGCTGAAAAGGAAATCGCACCGAAAGCTGTGTATTATGACAAAACTGCAGAATTTCCATATGAAACATTTCAAAAAATGGGCGAACTAGGTTTGTTAGGAATCCCATTCCCAGAAGAATATGGAGGTTCTGGCGGCGATACACTATCGTACGCTTTAGCTGTTGAGGAAATTGGTCGTGCATGTGGTGGTACGGGTTTAAGCTACGCTGCAACGATTTCATTAGGTGCTTCTCCAATTTATTATTTCGGTACAGAAGAACAAAAGCAAAAGTATTTAGTTCCAATGGCATCAGGGAAAACGTTAGGTGCATTTGGGTTAACAGAACCGAATGCAGGATCTGATGCTGGCGGTACACAAACGAAAGCGTTTTTAGATGGCGATGAATATGTAATTAGTGGTGAGAAGTGTTGGATTACAAACGCAGAGTATGCAAATACAATTATTGTAACCGCTATCAATGGTGTTGAAGAAAATGGTAAAAAACGCATTTCTGCATTTATCGTACCGACAACTAGCGAAGGACTAACAATTTCAAGTCCTTACGATAAGATGGGCGTTCGTGCTTCTAATACTTGTGAAATCGTACTAGATGGTGTACGTGTACCGAAAGAAAATATACTTGGTGATGTAAATAAAGGATTTAAGCAATTCTTATATACACTTGATGGAGGACGTATTTCAATTGCAGCATTAGCTGTAGGGATTGCACAATCTGCATTTGAACGTGCACTGCAATATGCGAAAGAACGTCAACAATTTGGAAAGACAATTTCTAATTTCCAAGCGATTCAATTTAAACTAGCTGATATGGCGACTGAAGTGGAACTTGCACGTAATTTAGTACATAAAGCAGCTTGGTTAAAAGATCACGATAAACCTTTCGGTAAAGAAGCGGCTATGGCAAAACTTTTTGCATCTGAAGCAGCAAGTCGTATAGCGAATCAAGCTGTTCAGATTCATGGTGGATATGGATATATGCGTGAATATGAAGTGGAACGTCACATTCGTGATGCGAAACTGTTAGAAATTGGTGAAGGAACTTCTGAAATTCAACGTCTCGTAATTGCAAGACATTTAGGATGTAGATAA